Within the Hevea brasiliensis isolate MT/VB/25A 57/8 chromosome 2, ASM3005281v1, whole genome shotgun sequence genome, the region TCTTATGCAGATTAACTCTAGGCAACTAATCTAACCATTAACGAATTATTAACATTTGAACGTTTAATTTTTTGAAACACTAAACTAATTGTGTATGTGTATGTGCATCACACGTTTAGCTAATCCAGTTCATGCTTCTCGGTGGAAAAATTGAAGGGACTTGAGCACATCACCATTAAATGATGCTCGGCGCTAACATTCACCAACCATACATCATTGGCTTAAACAATATGAAACTTCTTCTGTTGATATGGACTTCACCCCAGTCTGAAATCGACACTGATTATGTCGTTTTAATATCCTCtattattttatgtaattaaGTTAACTATGATTAGGTAAAGGCATAAACAATATTAAGCAGTGATATGGAAATATCTAGCAcagtttataaaattaataatcatcCCCTAATAAAGTGCTGCAATTTCTTTGGCAAGTTGATGGGTCTTAATTATCCGAATCATatgaacaaaaaggaaagaagacTTGGAAAGTGAGTATAGGAAAAGCATCCAATTCAgtgcttaatggacaagaaaGTTATGAAGTagcaaaagaaaacatcaaagggGATCTCTACACTAAGAAAACTTTTCTCATGATAAGTTTTTAAGATACATGTTTACttcattttatattattttttctcAATAATCTAACCCTCATTATCATCTTTTTTtgctcttttttttatatatatattttttcttctaATAGCGATGTAATAACGTCCTTAAGCAACGCGTTTCGTTGAATTATATATTATATGTGTTTTAGTTTTTCTAAAGGACAATGGCGAAAcgaaaatcaaatattaaaatgaattatttcatgttgttCTAACAAAAGTCGGTTAGTTTCATAATTATGTTTATTTTCTTGATAACTTCGATGGTCCAAGTCAATTTTACACGAGttcgttgtttttcttttttttagggACAATTTCATACGAAATTGCactaatttaatttcttaaataaatatatttcatatatataataaattttttgtcaaaatttatatatttaatacgtAAATGTTACTATATATTTAATAcgtaaataagaaaaatttatataAACATTATAAATTACCTTGTAATTATTGGCCATGAGAATATCACTCGCTAATTCTTACGATTTAATGAATGGTTTATCAATTAGCCATCTATCAGCATTTCCCTTTGCCTTTAGTTTTTCTCTCTCTCCAAAATAAGTGCCGTATTGAGTTTATACCTTAAAGCCCAGAGTCTTAATCCCAATTGAGTCCCTACTTTATTTCAGTAAGAATATGTTTGATTTGGTTatgttatataatataaatttaatgtaATAAGTGATAATTATgtcataaaattaattatactttaatttatATAGTaacaattataaataaatatagatatataattatatatatataattatttatttttttatttttataattagtaCCACTACAATCATTTCGTAACTATCATCTAGTCACTATATTATATTAGAGATGGGTGATTCTGGTTTGATTCAGAATAATGCCTAGATCTTAAAATCAAACTGAAATTTTATTATGATTCTAATGTAATTCTTCATTGTTTTAATTTaggttcggtttgattcgataggttttttgtttttaaaataattttatgtaattatttatttaaaaaattatacttaaattaacatttaagttttgaattatattattaatgcataatatatcatataatatatattttaactatttataaattatataatatttaactataaaatgTAAAAACAATTTATGATTAAGTATACTATATAAtacaataatataattatatcatataatatatagtttaattatttatcaattatgtaatttttaactataagatacaaatataattatgaattaacatatatattgtataataatatatttatgattaaatattataaggtaatttaataaatttataaataaaattattaagaaaatataaagaaataaaaatataatattatattatatttagttcatatatatgttgaaagtatataataatataaaaaattttaagaaaaatatatataaatttagttATCGATTTGGTTCCAATTCAATATAGTTTTGTTCTAGTTCttaattgaatcaaattaaagtataaaatcacttcaattcggtacgattttttaatttaattctatactcCAAAAATCATGCAAAGGCTTAATTAATATCACTCTATTATTGTTATCACCATCTCACTATTGTTATTGTCATCGCTCTATTTGTCTATCGCCATCACCACCTTATTTAGaggtaaattcaaaattttttaatgttaatatataaaaaataaattataatatattactaaaaatattaaatataatattaatatcttataattttaCTAGTGAGAAAAGTATTAAGAATTAcgatattattaataataatattaaatatatttctcTCTATCATATTTTTctagtttaaaattttattatacatataataattttttaataaaaatagtcAACTTATCACCAATCTCATTATCACCGTCAATCATCTCCACTACCAATCACAGCTACTCTTGTTATTCTCTATGATCAccataaattaaatcaaaattaccataatatgatatatatatatatatatatatatatatatatatatatatatatatatttttttttttttttttatttctataattaaatattaaattaaaataataattatattatattatattattaattttattttataattaattatattacattataCCATATCAAGCGATAAGGGTAACCTAAACACATTGGACATGTTATGCAGTAGCATTATAACATTTTAAAACCGGCTTCAGCCCAAAGTAAAGTTAGCCACACAGGGGTCCGAAATATAGATCTCTTTTAATCACTTTAGGTGTTAAAGGCTTTGTTATTTGGATACTGGCCTGGCCCAGGCTTAGGTTCATCCCTCGAAGTGAGGTTGAAGGTGATTCCAGTATTCAACTCTGCGTAGCTAAAAATTTATTagatgatattaaaaaaaaaaattattagatgatttatagaaataaataaatttaacctTCATTGTATAACATTTTTTTAATAAGGGGAGCGAGGATTCAAAAATGATACTTATAAATGTGTTAATACACATTTAATCATTAATTAAGCCAGGCTAAAACATTCCATTATAACATTAGCCATTAGTCTCCAGTGTAGAATTCCAATTACGTTGGTGTCATTGCATGATGACTTCAAATGGTCTTTTAGTCAGGCGTTGGACCTGCCTTTTAATCTCACAAACAAAGACTCAAATAAGGAACTAACAGAATCCTGTGCATGTTACTGAATCTGGATATTTGTTTGGATATAGCTAATGCATCATTTGTGTTTTGATGAAAATGCTGAGCACTTTGTAAGAGTTGTTAATGAAGAACCTTGTTATAATATGCTAAAATTCCAGTATTCCCCTCCGTAGAGTCGACTCTTACATACATGAAAATGACTACACAAACATTTAATTCTGCTGTGCTGTCTGCCTGTTAGACGAAAAACGACCTAAAGACACTTCTTGTTTATCTCATCTTCGGGCAGAATTTGCATTATTTCTTGATGGGTGTTCGGGATCCGAATTTTGTTATtgcccataaaaaccttactcgcTATTCTAAAATAGCAGTGAGTCTAGACATAGAGCCAAACCTGGCTGTGTCGTGAGGAACCAATTGGCTTTGGCTCTGCGCCTTCACCAAAGACTTGTAGATCTCAATGATCAACTTCTCATCATACTCCTTGAGTGGGCCCTTCTCGAACGCCGCCATCCCATCAGGAAATCCATAACCGTAGCCTCCAGCTCCAATCAGCCTGGAGTTAGCGAATCCCAGCATCATCCTAACGTAGGTGTCGCGTAGCCAAATGAACAACTTCTTGGGAGAAGCAATTTGGAAGATTTTAAGCTTGGGTTTGATCTTGATCCGCCAGAACCTTCTCCGCCTGGTGGACCCGAGCTCT harbors:
- the LOC110659252 gene encoding uncharacterized protein LOC110659252, coding for MEGVSATMYTKLRAYWRRRGYQRLNKSTRRRMNQIELGSTRRRRFWRIKIKPKLKIFQIASPKKLFIWLRDTYVRMMLGFANSRLIGAGGYGYGFPDGMAAFEKGPLKEYDEKLIIEIYKSLVKAQSQSQLVPHDTARFGSMSRLTAILE